From Aedes albopictus strain Foshan chromosome 1, AalbF5, whole genome shotgun sequence, one genomic window encodes:
- the LOC134288864 gene encoding uncharacterized protein LOC134288864, with protein MACKLLKSLYGLKQSPRCWNEKFNSQMVKLGFCLLYLAVVAHPDIANTTAILGSKFCGPTQRDWTAAKRTLRYLKQTSDYYLVFGGDPSQQLNGYSDAAWAGDPEDRKSTSGMVFFFGGSAISRASRKQGSVTLSSMEAEYVALSEACQEAVWLRKLLSHLGQSQAQPTVIREDNHGCLSFVKC; from the coding sequence ATGGCATGCAAGCTCCTCAAATCATTGTACGGGCTGAAGCAGTCACCGCGCTGCTGGAACGAAAAATTCAATAGCCAAATGGTCAAGCTGGGTTTCTGTCTTCTGTATCTGGCAGTCGTGGCTCACCCCGATATCGCCAACACCACAGCCATTCTTGGCAGTAAGTTCTGTGGTCCAACTCAACGGGACTGGACGGCCGCGAAGCGCACGTTACGTTATCTGAAGCAGACCAGTGACTACTATCTGGTGTTCGGCGGTGATCCAAGTCAGCAGTTAAACGGCTATTCGGATGCCGCCTGGGCCGGCGATCCGGAGGATCGGAAGTCAACGTCCGGAATGGTGTTCTTCTTCGGCGGTTCGGCAATTTCGAGGGCAAGTAGGAAGCAGGGCAGCGTTACGCTCTCGTCCATGGAGGCCGAGTATGTGGCCTTGAGCGAGGCCTGCCAGGAGGCCGTCTGGCTAAGGAAGCTACTCAGCCATCTCGGTCAATCTCAAGCGCAGCCAACGGTGATCCGCGAGGACAATCACGGCTGTTTGTCCTTCGTCAAATGTTAA